The genomic interval CGGGGTCGGAGCGTCGGCGATCCTGCCCTACCTCGCCGTACCCCTGACCGTGGCGGCCCTGCAACGGCGGATCCGGGAGGGCATCGCGCTGATCGTGGTCGCCGCGGTGACGCTGGTGGTCAGCGGGGTCCTGACCGTCGGCGACGGCGGGCCGCAGATCAGCCAGGTCGGCTATCTGACCGTGGCGGCCCAGTGGGTGATCCTGGCCGCGCTCGGGCTCTTCGCGGCGGGTTCGCTGCAACGGATCGTCCAGGCCCGTGGCGAGCCCCGGCCGCAGCCGTACACCGAGGCGACCCGGCTGCTGACCCAGTTGCGCAGTGTCGCCCGACAACTACCCGGGGCAACTCTTGATCCCGGCAGCATCTCCGAGCACCTGATCGAGGAGTTGCGCGGGGTGACCCGGGCGGACCGGGCCGCGGTGCTCTCCGCCAGCGGCGGCGGCCGGCTGGTCGTACTCGCCCAGGCCGGGGTGGACCGGGTCGACTGGGAGACGACCCTGGACGCCGACTCGGCGATCGCCGACGCCTGGGCCAGTCAGCAGCCCCAGACGGCACACCGGTCACAGGCCCGCTCGCACCCCGGCGGTGAGGTGTCGGCGCTGGTCGTACCGCTGGTCGCCGGGGTACGGACGGTCGGCCTGGTCACCCTGGAGGCCGACGTCTCCGGCGCCTATCCGCCCCCGGTGGTGGCCCAGGTCACCGCGCTGACCCGGCCGGCGGCGCTCCGGCTGGAGGCGGCGCTGCTCTTCGACGAGGTACGGTCGCTGGCCACCAACGAGGAGCGGCAGCGCCTGGCCCGGGAGATCCACGACGGGGTGGCCCAGGAACTCGTGATGGTCGGGTACGGCATCGACAACGCCCTGGCCACCCTCCCCGAGGACGCCACCGACACCGCCGAGGAGCTGCGTACGCTGCGCGGCGAGGTGACCCGGGTCATCACCGAACTGCGGCTGAGCCTCTTCGAGCTGCGCAGCGAGGTCGACCGGCACGGCGGGCTCGCCGCCGCCATCGCCGAGTACGCCCGCACCGTCGGCGCCTCCGCCGGCCTGCGGGTGCACTACACCCTCGACGAGTCCACCGCCCGGCTGCCGGCGGCCACCGAGGCGGAGCTGCTGCGCATCGCACAGGAGGCGATCACGAACGCCCGCAAGCACGCCGGGGCGTCGAATCTCTGGGTCACCTGTGCCGTGGACCCCCCATTCGCCCAAATTGAAGTGTCGGATGATGGTCAGGGCATCGCTGACCAGCGGCCCGATGGCAGGTATGGTCTTGCGATCATGGCGGAGAGGGCGGAACGTATCCGGGGCCGGCTAGAGATCAGTCCGCGACACCCCAGCGGCACGACGGTGGCAGTGGTGCTCGGAACCTCGTCCCGGCGCGATAACGTGCGCGATAGCGTCACCGCATCAGAAGGGGAGTAACCCGAGCATGACCACCAGCCCCATGCCGACCACTCGGACCAAGGTCCTGCTCGTCGACGATCACGACCTGATTCGTAAGGGCCTGCGGCACGCGTTCGAGCGGGACCGGCAGTTCGAGGTCGTCGGCGAGGCCGCCACTGCCGCCGAGGGGGTCCGCCAGGCCGGCGCCCTGCAACCCGATGTAGTGATCATGGATCTCCGCCTTCCCGACGGGAGCGGGCTGGAGGCGACCCGGGCGCTGCGCAAGTCCAGCGCCACGATGGGCATCGTGGTGCTCACCATGTACGCGGGCGACGACCAGCTCTTCGGCGCCCTCGAAGCCGGTGCCAGCGCCTTCGTGCCGAAGACCGCCCCCGCCGACGAGGTCGTCGCCGCCGCCCGGCACGCGGCCTCCTCGCCGAGTGCGTTCACCGCCGCGGACCTGGCCGAGGCGATGAAGCGCCGCCTCGCCCCGTCCGGCCCGCAGCTCTCGCCCCGGGAGGGACAGGTGCTGCGCCTGCTGGCCGACGGGATGAGCGTCGCCGGCATCGCGAAGCAGCTCTTCGTCAGCGAGTCGACGGCCAAGACGCACATCTCGAAGCTCTACGAGAAGCTCGGCGCGGCCAACCGGGCCCAGGCCCTGATGACCGCGCTCCGGCTGGGCCTGCTCGAAGCGCCGGACGCCCCGAAGTTCTGATCGGTCGGCGGTTCCGATCGTCGGCGGCGGGTCCGCCGGGGCCGGATGCCAGCGGGTACGCCCCGCTGGTCTCCGGTGGCCGACGACCAGCCACACCGGCCAGGGCAGTCACAGCGGTCACACGACGTCGCCCGTGGCCGGGGATCCGGCCGGCGCAGTCGTGGACGGTGGTCAGTTCGACGGATTGGGTACCCGGGCGGGGATCGCCCGGCCGGTCATCCGGCGGAACGCCAGATAGGTCTCGCAGCCGAGGCAGAGCCCGAACGCCCCGTTGAGGAAGGCGGCGGCCAACGCCAGGCAGGAGACGACCAGCCCCAGCCAGGTGGCGCCGGAGAGATAGCCGGCGGCGGCCACCAGCATGAACCCGAGCCCGAGAAGCTGGGCGAAGCGTACCGGCGCCACGGGCTCCAACTCGGCGGGGCGGGCCAACCGAGGCGCCAGTACGGCCCGGAACAACAGGCCGTACGGGCTGCGGCGCGGGTCGACGGCGGCGATCGCGAACACCACCGCCTGGGCCAGCGCCAGCCAACCCGAGCCGGTGACGAGTACGACGACCAGGACGAGCGTGGTGACGACCGCGGCAAAGCGCGGTCCACGGGGGTCGAGCAACATGTTCACCTCGGTGGGCAGGGACGGCGCCAGTCGTCGTCACGGCGCTCGTCGGGACGTGGACGCGGGATTGCCGCCGGGACGGTCTCGCTGGTCAGTGGCGGAGGTGGGCGGACGGCCGGCCGGCGCCGACCTTCCGGTGCCGAGACGGTACGCCCACCCCGGCACTCCCGGCGGTGCACCGGGTCATGACGGTCCCCGGCGCAGCAGTGGCGCCACCGCAGCGAGGACCTGGGCCCTGGCCGGCACTCCGGCGGCACGCTGCACGATCCGCCCGTCGGCGTCGACCAGCAGCACCGTGGGGGTACGCCAGATGCCCAGGGCCCGTACCGCCGGCAACTGGCTCTCCGCGTCGACCTCCACGTGTCGTACCCCGTCCAGGGTCTCGGTGACGTCGGCCAGCACCTGCCGGGTGGCCCGGCACGGCGCGCAGAACGCCGACGAGAACTGGAGCAGGGTGGCGGAGGCGCCGGGCCGGACCCCGAGCGCGGCCAGCAGTGCGGGGTCGACCGGCAGTCCGACCCCGGCGCCCGGCGTGGAGCCGTTGCCAGCGGCGGGATCGGCGCCCGGCGTGGAGCCGTTGCCGGCGGCGGGATCGGCGCCCGGCGGCCGAGGTGGCGGCGCCGCAGGAGGCTGGCGCCGAAGGTCGGCAGCCGGATCGGAACCGTCGTCCGACCGCAGCCCGAAGCCGGCCCGGGAGAGCCGGTTGGTCGGCGACTGCCGCCGGAGTCGCCCGTCGAAGTGGCGGCGCCACAGGCCGTAGCCGGCGGCCAGCAGCAAGGTGGCCACCGCCGCGACGGAACCGCTCAATGCGGCGTTCTGCACCACTACAGACTGCCATGTCCAGGCGTCGATGACCATCGTTGTGATGTCACCCGTTCCCCCGGCCGGCTCCACCGCCGGGACGGGGAATCGACGGGCAGTTCCGACCCGAGTCGGTACGCCGACGCCGGCCCGCCGGGGCGCGGCAGCGTAAGCCGGTCAGCATTTCCGTCAGCCGGTCAGCACTTCTCAGCCGATCAGCACTTCCGTCAGCCGGTCAGCACTTCCGTCATCCGCCGTGCCTGCCGCTCCCAGCGCCACTCCCGCTCCACCCAGGCGCGTCCGGCCGCACCCATCCGGCGGGACAGCTCCGGGTCGGCGAGCAGCGTCGCCACCCGGTCGGCGAGCTGGCCGACGTCACGGCCGTCGACGACGTACCCGGTCTCGCCCTCCCGGACCGCGTCCGGGGCGCCGCCGGAGTTTCCGGCCACCACCGGCAGCCCGGTCGCGGATGCCTCCAGATAGACGATGCCCAGGCCCTCCACGTCCAGCCCGCCGTTGCGGGTCCGGCACGGCATCGCGTAGACGTCCCCGGCCGCGTAGTGCGCCGGCAGTTCGGCGGTCGGCACCGAGCCGGTGAAGACGACATCACCGGCGACTCCCGCCCGCCGGGCGAGCTTCTCCAGCGTCGCCCGGTACGGTCCGCCGCCGACCACCAGCAGTGCCGCCCCCGGCACCCGGCGACGGATCTCCGGCAGCGCCCGGATCAGCGCGTCCTGCCCCTTGCGCGGCACCAGCCGGGAGACGCAGACCACCACCGGCCGGTCGGCCAGGCCGTGCCGGGCCCGGATCTCGGCCCCGTCCACGTCCGGGTGGTAGACGTCGACGTCCACCCCGGGCGCCAGCCGGCGCAGCTCGGTGCGGCCGCGCAGCACCCGGTCCAGCCGTACCCGGGTGTATTCCCCCAGATAGGTCGTGACGTCGACGCCGTCACCGATCCGGCGCAGCGCCGACCGGGCACCCGGCAGCGCCGCCCAGCCGACCTCGTGGCCGTGGGTCTGGGCCACCACCCGACCGATACCGGCGCGGCGACGCAGCCCGGCGGCGAGCAACCCCAACGGGGCCGCCGCGCCGAACCAGACGGTGTCGCAGTCGTAGGACCGGGCCAGCTCCGCCGCCCGCCGCGCGACGTGCCGGGTCGGCAGCAGTACGCCGGTCGGCTCGCGTACCACCTCGAACGGCTGGTCGGCGTCGAACTTGTCGGCACCGCGCCAGGTCGAGGCGTAGACCACCACGGATCCGGGTGGCTGCCGGACGGCGAGGCCGTGCACGAAGGACTGGATCCCACCGGGGCGCGGCGGAAAGTCGTTGGTGACGAGCAGAGTCCTGGTCAACCGCCGGCTCCTCGGGCGTACGCGCGGGCCGCGGCCATGCGCTCCACTGTGGATGGATGACTCGCCCGGAAGAGGTACTCCCACCGGGGCGGATCGGGGTCGGCGAGGTTGACGCTGGAGAGCCGCCGCTGCATCGCCTCGAACGAGCCCGGGTCACCGGTCAGCGCCAGGGCGTGCGCGTCGGCCCGCGCCTCGACCTGCCGGGAGACCCAGGCCTGTGCCGGCGTCGCCACCAGACCGGCCACCGTCACCAGGGCCAGCAGCAGCGGAAACGCCCGTGGCTCGGCCACCGAGTCGACTCCGGCGGCCCGCAACAGCGCGGCCGACGAGCCGAGCAGGTAGAGCGCGACGACCGCCGCCGCCGCGCCGAGCGCACCGGTGAGGGTGCCGGTCAGCACGTCCCGGTCCTTCGCGTGGCCCAACTCGTGCGCGACCACGCTCGCCACCTCGGCCGGCGGCGCCTCGCGCAGCAGGGTGTCGTAGACGACGATCCGCCGGGTCGGACCGAACCCGGAGACGTACGCGTTGACCGCCCGGGTCCGCCGGGAGGCATCCGCGACCAGCACGTCCTTCACCGGTACGCCGTCGGCGTCGGCCAGCGTCATCAGCTCGGTGCGCAGCGGTCCCGGCTCCATCGGGGTGAACCGGTTGAAGATCGGCTCCACCAGCACCGGCAATATGAACGAGAGGAGCGTGACCAGCACCGCCGCGCCGGCCGCCCCGAACGCCCACCACCACCTCGGGGCCAGCCGGGTCACCGTGTAGAAGCCGAGCAGCGCCACCGCGCCGATCACGGCACTGACCGCGTACGACTTGAGCAGGTCGACCGTCCAGCCGCCCCAGCCCTGGGTGGAGAGCCCGTAGCGGGCCACCACCGCGTGCCGCCAGGCGGCGAACGGCAGGGTGACCAGGTCGGCCACCAGCACCACGGCCAGGCCGCCGAGCACGGCCTGGGCAATCCAGTTGTCACCGAAGGGGCGCCCGACCAGGGCGATCAGCTTCGCGCCGAGCGGGGTGAGGCCGAGCAGCAGGGCGATCACCAGCCCGACGGCCAGCGCGCCGTAGCCACCCGGGCGCAGCGCGGCGGCGAAGGCCCTCCCCCGGGCCACCTCGGCCGGATCCAACTCGTCGAGCGCGGAGAGCTGATCGGCGCGGGGCGCGGGTGGGCGGTGCCACGGCACCAGCAGCGCGGTGGCGGCGACGAGCAGCAGTACGAGAGCGACGAGGGTCAGCCCGGCCCAGGCACGCGGCGTCATGCCGTCGCCCGTACCCACTGGGTCGTCCGCTCCACCCACTGGGTCATCCGCTCTGCCCTTTCGCCGGCCCGATCGCGCGGCCAATCCTATGCCGGACCGGCCGGCCGGAGTCCTGCGCCGGGTGGAGTCCCGCGCCGGGCGGAGTCCTGCGCCGGGCGGAGTCCTGCGCCGGGCGGAGTCCTGCGCCGGGCGGAGTCCTGCGCCGGGCGGACTACGCGACCCGTCGGCCTCGGCGCCGGTTGGCGAGCCGGGTCGGCGCCGAGACCGGGGCGTCGAGGATCTCGACGTCGAAGCCGGCCCGGGTGAAGACCTCGATCGCGTGTATCTCGTCGGCGGTCAACGAAGCCTGTCCCGGCGGCTGGTCCAGCAGGGCACTCACCAGGCACCCGGAACAGGCCGCACCCCGGCGGAGGGTGCAACTGTCGCAGTCGATGAGCATCTGCTCACTCCTCAAAGCAGCGGGAGACGGTGTTGTCGTGACGCGGCCACCGTCCGTGACACCCACCCTAGAACAGGGGTACGACAAAACCTCCGTTGCCGCCCAACGCCCCCATCCAGATGATCAACGGACAAACTGGCGGCGGCCGTGCCACGGCACGGCACAGCAGGGCAGGGCACAGCAGGGCAGGGCACAGCAGGGCAGGGCACGGCACAGCAGGGCAGGGCACGGCACAGCAGGGCAGGGCACCCGAGGTGCTGGTGCCCGCTCAGGAGCGGGCGAGCCGGCGGAGCAGCGAGTCCGCGCCGAGCGGGTAGGCGCCGTGCCGGCGTACCCCATCGGCGACCTCGCGGTCGGAGGAGACCACCACGACCGGCCGCCCGGCCGGCTCGGCCCGGACCAGCCGGCGGATCAGGTCGTCGGCGGTCTCACCCTTCCGGGAGAAGAGCACCCGCACCCCGCGCGGCGCGGGCGGTAGCCCGTGCATCCGCTCGGCGCCGTCGAAGACGACCGTCACCTCGTCACCGGTCTGCGCCGCGATGCCGCCCAGGCCGGTGATCAGACGCTTGCGCTGCTGCTCCAGGGACATGTCCCCGAAGCCCCGCTTGGTGACGTTGTAACCGTCGACCACCAGGTGCGCGCGGGGCAGGGCCAGCAGCTCGTCCAGCCGGGCCGGGTCGTCGGCGTCCAGCGCCCGGGCCGAGTTGGCCGTCGCCGGACGCTCGGCGAACGCGTCGGCGACGTAGTCGGCCGGCAACCGGTCGGCGGGATCGAGGGCGAGTTCCCGGCGCAGCCCGACGGCGGCCCGGCCGATCGTCTCCAGCAGCAGCCAGAGCCGGGCGTCGTCGACCGACCGGGCCTCCTTGGCGGTCTGCCGGACCGCACCGGCGGTCGCCTCGGCCTCGGCCAACCGGGCCCGTACCCTGCGCAGCTCCGCCTCGTGGTCGGCCGCCGCCCGGCTGGCCCGTCCCTTCTCGGTGGCGAGCAGCTCGGCCGCCCGCCGCTGCCCGGCCTGCGCCTCCCGCAGTGTTCGGCCCAGCACCCGGTTCTCCTCGCGGAGCTGGCCCAACTCCTCCCGGAGCCGGGCCACCTCGTCGCGCAGCTTGTCGGCCTCCACCTTCGCCACCGCACGGTCGTGCTCGGCCCGGGTGGCCCGCTGTTCGGCCTCGCGGACCAGTTCGGCGACGACGGCGCTGTCGGCCTCGGCCCGGACCGCCGCACCGGCATCCTCGACCAGGTCACGCCAGCCCGGCGGTCGGGTCAGGTAGGCGAGCGCGGCGACCTCCACCGGATCGGCGGCGGCCGGACTCGCACCGGAGACCACCACGGAGCCGAGTTCCCCGGCCTCGGCGAGGACCCGGCTGGCGACCCGCTGCCGGAACAGCGGATCGGCGGCGAGCTGGGTGGCGATCGGTCCGCCGCCGAGCCGGGCCCGCCGGTTCGGCGCGAACTTGGCGACCCGGCGCAGCGGCGGCGGCAGTTCGTCGGTGGGCAGCGTCGGCAACGCGGCGGCGGCCAGGCTGACGATCCGGGCCCGGACCGGCTCCGGCAGGGTCGGCTCCGGCTCCCGATCCCCCAGCTCCCGATCGTTCGGCTCCCGATCCGCAGCCCCAGCGTCGCCCGGCTCACCGTCGCCCGGATCACCGCCGCCCGGCTCACCGTCACCCGGATCACCGCCGCCCGGATCACCGCCGCCCGGCTCACCGTCACCGGGCTCGGTAGCAGCCGGGTCGGTGTCGATCGGGTCGGTCTCGATCGGGTCGTCGCCGGTCGGCTCCGTCAGCGGGCCGGCGGGCGGCACGGCTGCTCCGCCCCCGGGGCCGGGCGATGTGTCGGTGACCAGCGTCGGTTCCGCCTCGTCGGTACCGGGTACGGCCGGACGCGGCTCGTCGCTGCCGCCGTCCCGCCCGGGATCGCCAGCACGCTCAGAGCGCGCGAGCTGCGCCGCCTCCTCGGGGAGGCGGTCGTCGGACGGTTCGGCGCGGGGCATGCCGCCAGTCTCCCACCGACACCCTACCGATCGCCCAACACCTCAGATGATCTCGCCCCGTCGGCCCCCGGTAACGACTGGTACGGATGATACGGAAGTGTCGTACGTGCCGCCTAACCTGCCCGCCGTGGTCTCACCTCAATATGTCCAGGGCACGCTGGACGGCCTGCCGGACGGCACTCCCGGCGCGGACGGCTGGCCCGACGAGGCGACGTCACTGCGGCAGACCACCTTCGTGGTGCTCGACCTGGAGACCACCGGTGGCGCCCCGGACGGCGGCGGGATCACCGAGATCGGCGCGGTCAAGGTGCGCGGCGGCGAGGAGCTGGGCGTGCTGGCCACCCTGGTCAACCCGGGTGAGCCGATTCCGCCGTTCATCACCGTGCTGACCGGGATCACCCAGGCGATGCTGCTGCCGGCCCCGCCGGTCGAGGAGGTGCTGCCCAGCCTGCTGGAGTTCCTCCGGGGTGCGGTGCTGGTCGCGCACAACGCCCCCTACGACGTGGGCTTCCTCAAGGCGGCCTGTGCCCGGCACGGCTACACCTGGCCGAACCCCCGGGTGCTCGACACGGCGGCGCTGGCCCGCCGGGTGCTCACCCGGGACGAGGTGCCCAACCGCAAGCTCGGCACCCTGGCGGCCTACTTCCGCACCCCGCACCAGCCGAGCCACCGGGCGCTGGCCGACGCCAAGGCCACCGTGGACGTGCTGCACGGGTTGATCGCCCGGCTCGGCGGGCACCGGGTGGAGACCCTCGGCGACGCGATCGAGTTCGCCAAGGCGGTCACCCCGACCCAGCGCCGCAAGCGGCACCTGGCCGAGGGGCTGCCCAGGGTGCCGGGGGTCTACATCTTCCGGGCCGCCGACGACCGGCCGCTCTACGTCGGCACCTCCGGGGACATCGCCACCCGGGTGCGCAGCTACTTCACCGCCGCCGAGAAGCGGGCCCGGATCTCGGAGATGCTGGCCGCCGCCGAGCGGGTCGAGGCGATCGAGTGTGCCCATCCGCTGGAGGCGGAGGTGCGCGAGCTGCGGCTGATCGGCGCGCACGCCCCGCCGTACAACCGCCGGTCGAAGTTTCCGGAGCGGGTGGTCTGGCTCAAGTTGACCTCGGAGCCGTACCCGCGGTTGTCCCTGGTCAGGTCGTTGGGCCCGGACGACGCGGCCTATCTCGGCCCGTTCAGCTCCCGCCGCTCGGCGGAGCTGGCCGCGGCCGGGGTGCACGACGCGGTGCCGCTGCGCCAGTGCACCCCCCGGCTCTCGGTCCGGACCACCAGCCCGGCCTGCGCGCTGGCCGAGCTGGGTCGCTGCCCGGCACCCTGCGAGCACCGGATCTCGGTCGACGAGTACGCGCACCGCGCGGTCGAGCCGGTCCGCTCGGCTCTGGCCGACGACCCGCAGGTGCTGGTCGACGCGCTGCTGGCCCGGATCGGGGTGCTCTCCGACGCCCAGCGCTACGAGGAGGCGGCGGTGGTCCGGAGCCGGCTGGCGGCGGTACTCCGGGCCACCGTCCGGATGCAACGCCTGGTCGGGCTGACCCGGATCGGTGAGCTGGCCGCCGCCCGGCGGGCCGCCGACGGCGGTTGGGAGATCGCGGTGGTCCGGCACGGCCGGCTGGCCGGGGCCGGCACCGCCGCGCCGGGGGTGCCGCCCCGGAGGGTGCTCGACCTGGTCCGGGCGACCGCCGAGACGGTGCTGCCCGGGCACGGTCCGGTCCCCAACGCCTCGGCCGAGGAGTCCGAACGCATCCTGTCCTGGTTGGAGCGGCCCGACACGCGGCTGGTCGAGACATCCGCTGGTTGGGCCTCTCCGGCCAGGGGGGCGGGGCGGTTCCGTGACCTGCTGGTCCGGGCCGAGGCGGCGTCGTCGAGACAACTCCCGACCGAACGCACATAAGCAAGTGACCGATCGGACGACCTTCACTCCTTTAGGCTGTTAGAGAAGTGCAGTCCTGCCCGATTTCGGGGCTTGCGTGCGCACTGGTCTTCCGCGCGTCCGTCGGCCCTGGACGTGGCGGTGAGTGAGGAGGTGGCTCCGCGTGGACCTCGAAGCCGGTCACGGCGCTGCCTTCGGAAGCG from Plantactinospora sp. BC1 carries:
- a CDS encoding DUF4395 domain-containing protein, producing the protein MLLDPRGPRFAAVVTTLVLVVVLVTGSGWLALAQAVVFAIAAVDPRRSPYGLLFRAVLAPRLARPAELEPVAPVRFAQLLGLGFMLVAAAGYLSGATWLGLVVSCLALAAAFLNGAFGLCLGCETYLAFRRMTGRAIPARVPNPSN
- a CDS encoding DEDD exonuclease domain-containing protein, with amino-acid sequence MVSPQYVQGTLDGLPDGTPGADGWPDEATSLRQTTFVVLDLETTGGAPDGGGITEIGAVKVRGGEELGVLATLVNPGEPIPPFITVLTGITQAMLLPAPPVEEVLPSLLEFLRGAVLVAHNAPYDVGFLKAACARHGYTWPNPRVLDTAALARRVLTRDEVPNRKLGTLAAYFRTPHQPSHRALADAKATVDVLHGLIARLGGHRVETLGDAIEFAKAVTPTQRRKRHLAEGLPRVPGVYIFRAADDRPLYVGTSGDIATRVRSYFTAAEKRARISEMLAAAERVEAIECAHPLEAEVRELRLIGAHAPPYNRRSKFPERVVWLKLTSEPYPRLSLVRSLGPDDAAYLGPFSSRRSAELAAAGVHDAVPLRQCTPRLSVRTTSPACALAELGRCPAPCEHRISVDEYAHRAVEPVRSALADDPQVLVDALLARIGVLSDAQRYEEAAVVRSRLAAVLRATVRMQRLVGLTRIGELAAARRAADGGWEIAVVRHGRLAGAGTAAPGVPPRRVLDLVRATAETVLPGHGPVPNASAEESERILSWLERPDTRLVETSAGWASPARGAGRFRDLLVRAEAASSRQLPTERT
- a CDS encoding glycosyltransferase family 4 protein; translated protein: MTRTLLVTNDFPPRPGGIQSFVHGLAVRQPPGSVVVYASTWRGADKFDADQPFEVVREPTGVLLPTRHVARRAAELARSYDCDTVWFGAAAPLGLLAAGLRRRAGIGRVVAQTHGHEVGWAALPGARSALRRIGDGVDVTTYLGEYTRVRLDRVLRGRTELRRLAPGVDVDVYHPDVDGAEIRARHGLADRPVVVCVSRLVPRKGQDALIRALPEIRRRVPGAALLVVGGGPYRATLEKLARRAGVAGDVVFTGSVPTAELPAHYAAGDVYAMPCRTRNGGLDVEGLGIVYLEASATGLPVVAGNSGGAPDAVREGETGYVVDGRDVGQLADRVATLLADPELSRRMGAAGRAWVEREWRWERQARRMTEVLTG
- a CDS encoding thioredoxin family protein, giving the protein MVIDAWTWQSVVVQNAALSGSVAAVATLLLAAGYGLWRRHFDGRLRRQSPTNRLSRAGFGLRSDDGSDPAADLRRQPPAAPPPRPPGADPAAGNGSTPGADPAAGNGSTPGAGVGLPVDPALLAALGVRPGASATLLQFSSAFCAPCRATRQVLADVTETLDGVRHVEVDAESQLPAVRALGIWRTPTVLLVDADGRIVQRAAGVPARAQVLAAVAPLLRRGPS
- a CDS encoding response regulator transcription factor; the encoded protein is MTTSPMPTTRTKVLLVDDHDLIRKGLRHAFERDRQFEVVGEAATAAEGVRQAGALQPDVVIMDLRLPDGSGLEATRALRKSSATMGIVVLTMYAGDDQLFGALEAGASAFVPKTAPADEVVAAARHAASSPSAFTAADLAEAMKRRLAPSGPQLSPREGQVLRLLADGMSVAGIAKQLFVSESTAKTHISKLYEKLGAANRAQALMTALRLGLLEAPDAPKF
- a CDS encoding M48 family metallopeptidase; translation: MTPRAWAGLTLVALVLLLVAATALLVPWHRPPAPRADQLSALDELDPAEVARGRAFAAALRPGGYGALAVGLVIALLLGLTPLGAKLIALVGRPFGDNWIAQAVLGGLAVVLVADLVTLPFAAWRHAVVARYGLSTQGWGGWTVDLLKSYAVSAVIGAVALLGFYTVTRLAPRWWWAFGAAGAAVLVTLLSFILPVLVEPIFNRFTPMEPGPLRTELMTLADADGVPVKDVLVADASRRTRAVNAYVSGFGPTRRIVVYDTLLREAPPAEVASVVAHELGHAKDRDVLTGTLTGALGAAAAVVALYLLGSSAALLRAAGVDSVAEPRAFPLLLALVTVAGLVATPAQAWVSRQVEARADAHALALTGDPGSFEAMQRRLSSVNLADPDPPRWEYLFRASHPSTVERMAAARAYARGAGG
- a CDS encoding GAF domain-containing sensor histidine kinase codes for the protein MPASTSGLSRPHPLAAAARVIMLALVAVLTLIATREPGQLRWVALLAVAGIPAVAAPGHRVLAPLGRFAEVVLVGLAAGQVAAAANIGTPMPGVGASAILPYLAVPLTVAALQRRIREGIALIVVAAVTLVVSGVLTVGDGGPQISQVGYLTVAAQWVILAALGLFAAGSLQRIVQARGEPRPQPYTEATRLLTQLRSVARQLPGATLDPGSISEHLIEELRGVTRADRAAVLSASGGGRLVVLAQAGVDRVDWETTLDADSAIADAWASQQPQTAHRSQARSHPGGEVSALVVPLVAGVRTVGLVTLEADVSGAYPPPVVAQVTALTRPAALRLEAALLFDEVRSLATNEERQRLAREIHDGVAQELVMVGYGIDNALATLPEDATDTAEELRTLRGEVTRVITELRLSLFELRSEVDRHGGLAAAIAEYARTVGASAGLRVHYTLDESTARLPAATEAELLRIAQEAITNARKHAGASNLWVTCAVDPPFAQIEVSDDGQGIADQRPDGRYGLAIMAERAERIRGRLEISPRHPSGTTVAVVLGTSSRRDNVRDSVTASEGE
- a CDS encoding NYN domain-containing protein; protein product: MPRAEPSDDRLPEEAAQLARSERAGDPGRDGGSDEPRPAVPGTDEAEPTLVTDTSPGPGGGAAVPPAGPLTEPTGDDPIETDPIDTDPAATEPGDGEPGGGDPGGGDPGDGEPGGGDPGDGEPGDAGAADREPNDRELGDREPEPTLPEPVRARIVSLAAAALPTLPTDELPPPLRRVAKFAPNRRARLGGGPIATQLAADPLFRQRVASRVLAEAGELGSVVVSGASPAAADPVEVAALAYLTRPPGWRDLVEDAGAAVRAEADSAVVAELVREAEQRATRAEHDRAVAKVEADKLRDEVARLREELGQLREENRVLGRTLREAQAGQRRAAELLATEKGRASRAAADHEAELRRVRARLAEAEATAGAVRQTAKEARSVDDARLWLLLETIGRAAVGLRRELALDPADRLPADYVADAFAERPATANSARALDADDPARLDELLALPRAHLVVDGYNVTKRGFGDMSLEQQRKRLITGLGGIAAQTGDEVTVVFDGAERMHGLPPAPRGVRVLFSRKGETADDLIRRLVRAEPAGRPVVVVSSDREVADGVRRHGAYPLGADSLLRRLARS